The Rhodoferax ferrireducens T118 DNA segment TGGATGAAACCGACTCGGGCCTGGACATCGACGCGCTGCGCGTGGTGTCGCAAGGTGTCAATCACCTGGCCAGCAAGGACAACGCCATTGTGCTGGTCACGCACTACCAGCGCTTGCTGAACTACATCGTTCCTGACTACGTGCATGTGATGAGCGCCGGGCGCATCATCCGCACCGGCGGCAAGGAACTCGCGCTCGAACTTGAAGAACGCGGTTACGACTGGATTGAGGCCGAAGCCGAGGCCGCGGGGGCTGTGTCATGAGCACCGGGACTGCGCTTGTCACTGAGCGAGGGGTTCTGGACGGCCTGCTTGCCAGCCTGACTCAAACGGCGGGCAGCTTGGTATCAACGCAGCCAAAATGGCTCACAACGTTGCGCGCCCAGGCACTGGAGCGCGTGGGCGCACTGACGCTGCCCAGCACGCACGACGAGGCCTGGCGCTTCACCCCTCTGGCCACCTTTGCCCGGCAGTCGTTTCATCCACTGCGTACACCGACAGCCTTGCTGCCGGGCGATATAAAGCATCTGCACATCGAAGAGGTGACGACGCGGCTGGTGTTTGTGGATGGTGTCCATGCACCGCAACTTTCCAGTCTCAAGCCCGATGCCGGTCTGGCTGTCGGTACCCTTGCATCCATGTTGGCCAGGCAGGCGTCCAGCATTGAGCCGCATCTGGGTCAGCACCTTGCGTTTCATGATGCATTGTTTGCGGCGTTGAACACCGCTTTTTTGCAGGATGCGGCCGTGCTCGTCGTGCCGCGTGAGACCACGCTGGCCGCGCCCGTGCATGTACTCTATATTTCGACGCAGCCTGATGTGGCCAGCCACCCGCGCCTTCTGCTGGTGGCCGGCGCGGGCAGCAAAGCGACCTTGATCGAAGACTACGTGGCCTTGCACCCAGGCACGTATTTCACCAACGCGGTGGCCGAGGTGGCCTTGGGCGCGAACGCGCAGGTTTCGCATGTTCGCATCCAGCGCGAAAGCCAACAAGCCTTTCACATGGCCAGTTGCGCGGTGTCGCTCGGCGCTGCAAGCCGTTACCACTCGGCCAGCATCACCCTGGGCGGGCAGATTTCCCGACTCGACCTCAAGGTGCTACAGAGCGCCGATGCGGCGGAGTGCGCACTGGACGGATTGGCGCTGATCGGCGGCCAGCAGCTGGCCGATACGCACACTTTCATCGACCACGCCAAGCCGCACGGCGTCAGTCGCCAGTTGCACAAATGCATTGTGGGCGGCGCCGCGCATGCGGTGTTTAACGGCCAGGTGATGGTTCGCCCCGGCGCTCAAAAGACAGATTCGGCGCAATCGAGCCGCAACCTGCTGCTCTCAGGCAAGGCGCAGGTTGATACCCAGCCGCAACTCGAAATCTTTGCCGACGACGTGAAGTGCACGCATGGCGCCACCGTTGGCCAGCTCGACAGCGATGAAGTTTTTTATCTGCAAAGCAGAGGTCTTTCGGAGGCGGTGGCGCGCAATCTGCTGACCTACGCCTTTGGCGCTGAAGTCATCAACCGCATTCCCGTCGCGTCACTGCGGCGGCAGCTTGAGCAGACGGTGCTTGAACAGACCACAGGCCAGCCATGAACAACACATCCGCTGTCACCATGCCACCCGCCTTTAATGTGGCCCGCGTTCGCGCTGATTTTCCTATTCTTGGCCTCACGGTGGCGGGCAAGCCGCTGGTCTATCTCGATAACGCCGCATCGAGCCAGATGCCGCAGCCGGTGATTGACCGCCTGGTGCGCTATCAGAGCACGGAACACGCCAACATCCACCGTGCGGTGCATTACCTGTCGGAGACCGCCACCGCTGCCTACGAGGCGGCGCGCACCCGGCTGCAGCGGTTCATCAACGCGCGTGAAGCGCGCGAGGTGATCTTTACCAGCGGCACCACCGAGGGCATCAACCTGGTGGCGCATGGCTGGGGCCGCCAGAACATCAGGGCCGGTGATGAGATCATTTTGACCGTGCTGGAACACCACTCGAACATCGTGCCATGGCAAATGCTCGCGCTGGAGAAAGGCGCCATCCTTCGCGTGGTGCCGATCAACGACGCCGGTGAGTTGCTGGTTGACGAGTACGAGGCGCTTTTCAACGAGCGCACCCGTTTGGTGAGCGTCGGCCACGTGTCGAACGCGCTGGGCAGCATCAACCCGGTCAAGCAGATGATCGCTTTTGCGCACGCACGTGGTGTGCCCGTGCTGGTTGATGGCGCGCAGGCCGCGCCGCACCTGGCGGTGGACGTGCAGGATCTGGACTGTGATTTTTATGCTTTCTCGGGCCACAAGATGTGCGGCCCGACTGGTATCGGCGTTCTGTATGGTCGCGCCGCCCTGTTAGAGGCGATGCAGCCGTTCAAGGGTGGCGGCGACATGATCCATACCGTCACCTTTGAAAAAACTACTTACGCCCCCATTCCAAACAAGTTCGAGGCCGGCACGCCACCGATTGCTGCTGCCATCGGCCTGGGTGCTGCAGTGGATTACCTGTCAAGCATCGGCATGCCGGCCATCGCCGCGCACGAGCATGAATTATTGCGCTATGCGACTGAACACTTAAGTGCGCTGCCGGGTGTGCGTCTGATGGGCACCGCGAAAGACAAGGCCGCGGTGTTGTCCTTTGCCGTGCAGGGCATTCACCCGCACGACATGGGCACTTTGCTCAACCAGGAAGGTGTGGCAGTGCGGACCGGCCACCACTGCGCGCAGCCCTTGATGGTGCGCCTGGGCGTGGTGGCCACCTCGCGCGCTTCGTTTGCGTTTTACAACACGCTGGCCGATGTGGACGCGCTGGTCGCTGGCATTCGCAGTGTTCAAAAGGTGTTCGCATGAGTGCCGATCCCAAGGCCCTGTACCAGGAAGTGATCCTGGACCACAACCGCAAGCCGCGCAACTACGGCGAGCTCGATCACCCCAGCCACCATGCCGAAGGGGTTAATCCCCTCTGCGGCGACCACATTCACGTCGCGCTGGATCTCAAAGGTGACAGCGTCGAGCGCATCGCCTTTCACGGCGAATCGTGCGCCATCTGCAAGGCGTCGGCGTCGATGATGACGGTGGCGGTCAAGGGCAAGAGCGCGATCGAGGCCAAAACGCTGATTCACGAGTTTGTCGATATGGCGACCGGCCGCATCGCCGCCAAGGACAGCCCGCATATCGGCCGCTTGGCGGTCTTTTCCGGCATCAGTGAGCTGCCGATGCGCGTGAAGTGCGCCATTTTGCCGTGGCACACGCTGCAGGCGGCGTTCAACGCCGAGCCCAGCGCGTCGACCGAGGCTGAGGCCGACCCGATGCACACGCCCTTGGGCGACGCGTGAGGCAAGCGGCCTAACCGACAGGACAAAATCATGCCAAAAATCGCTGAAATTGAAGACACACCGAACCCGAATGCGAGGAAGTTTGTCTTGCGCGAGCCGCTCACCTGGGGTATCGCCCATTCGTATGAAAATGCCGAGCAGGCCCAGGGCGATGCACTGGCCAGCGCGCTGTTCGCCATTGATCATGTAACCAACGTTTTCTATATTGACCGCTGGCTTACCGTGACGCAGGATGGCCAGGCCAACTGGGACGCGTTGGTGCGCGAAATTGCGGTTCCCTTGCGGGCCGCGCCAGCAGCCAGTGAGCAGTCGGCTGCAGCCGTTTTTGAAGCGCGGGCCCACGTGGCGGATCTGAGCGCGCAAGACCGACAGCGTTTGGACGACATTGAGTTGATACTGGACCAGGAGATCCGGCCTTACCTGCAAAGTGACGGTGGTGACCTGCACATTCTTGGCCTCGCTGGCAACCAGCTCATCGTGCACTACCAGGGCGCGTGCGGCACCTGCCCGAGCGCGATCTCAGGGACCCTGCAAGGCATTGAGAGCCGGCTGCGCACCTTGGAACCCGACATCGAAGTGATCGCCGCCTAGGGCCAAAACCCCTCCCAAAATCCCCACAGAATTTCAATATGCGCCTGACTACGATGAGCGACTACGCGATGCGCCTGCTGATGTATGTCGGCCAGCATCCCGAGCGCCTGTGCACCATCTCGGAGGTGGCGCGCGCTTATGAGATTTCTGAGGCGCACCTGACCAAAATAACGCATCAATTGGCCCTGGCGGGCTGGCTGGAAACCGTGCGCGGCAAGGGCGGCGGCATGCGGCTCGCGGCGGCGCCGCAAGACATTGGATTAGGTGCCGTGGTACGCAGCATGGAGCCAGATTTCACCATTGTTGAATGCCTCACCAGCGACACCACGTGCCAGTTGACCAGCAGCTGCCACTTGACCGGCATCATCAATGGCGCACTGCAAAGCTTCATGCAGTACCTCGACCGCTACACGCTGGCTGACCTGCTGGCGCCAGGCACCGAAGGCAATACGAAGGTTCAGCCCCTGACCTTTCACAAGCGACCAAGCGCAGCGATCGCGTGACAAGCTGTGTTCACGCCTCATACCGATCATTTATCACTACCGAGCCCGCCATGATCCAGAAATCCATCGACTCATCCGCCGCCAAAAGCGAACTTCAAGCCGTGTTGTTCGAGGGTATTCACCCGTCTGCAGTCGAGGCGTTGGAGCAAGCTGGCTACACGCGCATCGTGACGCATGCCAAGTCACTGTCCGGCGACGAACTGCTGGCCGCCATTGCCGATGCGCATTTTGTCGGGGTGCGCTCACGCACCCAACTCACCGCCGAAGTTCTGCAGCACGCGCGCCAACTGGTTGCCGTCGGCTGCTTTTGCATTGGCACCAACCAGGTTGACCTGAAGGAAGCCATGCGCTTGGGCGTTCCCGTCTTCAATGCCCCGTTTTCCAACACCCGCAGTGTGGCCGAGCTGGTGCTGGCGCAGATCATCATGCTGATGCGCGGCATTCCGGAAAAGAACGCGGTTCTGCACCGCGGTGGCTGGGTCAAGAGCGCGGCCGATTCTTTTGAAGTGCGCGGCAAGACGTTGGGCATCATCGGCTATGGCCACATCGGCACACAAATTGGCGTGCTGGCCGAGCAGCTCGGCATGCGCGTGATATTTACCGACATTGAGGCCAAGCTGCCGCTGGGCAACGCGCAGCCCATGAGCAGCCTCGAAGCCCTGCTGAGCGCGGCCGATGTCGTCACCCTGCATGTGCCTGAAACGCCGCAGACGGCCCTCATGATCGGCGCGGCGCAACTGGCTGCCATGAAGCCGGGCAGTCACCTGATCAATGCGTCGCGCGGCAGCGTGGTCGATATTGAGGCGCTTACCGTGGCGCTGGAGAGCCGGCATCTGCACGGCGCCGCCATTGATGTTTTTCCGATCGAACCGCAAGGCAACGATTCAGTCTTTGTCTCGCCATTGACGCGCTTTGACAACGTGATCCTGACGCCGCACATTGGCGGCTCCACGCTGGAGGCGCAGATCAACATCGGCACGGAAGTCGCTGCCAAGCTGATTCGCTACAGCAGCAACGGTTCCACCACGTCGGCCGTCAACTTTCCCGAAGTGGCATTGCCCGCCCATACCGGGCGCAGCCGCTTGCTGCACATTCACCACAACGTGCCTGGGGTCATGGCGCATGTCAACGAGCGCTTATCAGAGGCAGGCATCAACATCGCGGCGCAGTACCTGAGCACCAACGAGGAAGTCGGTTATGTGGTGATCGACGTGGACAGCGCGGCGAGCCAGGTGGCACTCGATGAACTCTGCGCGGTGCCGGAAACGATCCGTTGTCGCATTTTGTATTGATCGCCATGAATATTCTTTGGCCAAACGATGAACAAAAAATTTCCCATACATCCCGCCAAACCGGAACGTGTTTGCTGGGGTTGCGATCAATACTGCTCAATCGATTCGATGGCATGCTCGAACGAGCGTTCACCGCACCCGGTGGAACTTTTTGGTGAGGACTGGCTGGCTTGGGGTGATAACCACCAGCACGATCAAAAGCCGGCGGATCCGCCCATCAAGCCAGGCAACGAATTTCAAAATCAGGCCAACAAGTGAGCGTTTCCCATAGGCTCAGAGCAGGCCTTGCTCGGTGGCAATGACAGCAGCGTGCACACGCGAACTGACGTCGAGTTTGCGCAAAATGTGCTGCACGTGAATCTTGACAGTGGTTTCTGCAATACCGTGCTCGCGGCCAATTTCCTTGTTGCTGGCGCCGCGCGCAATGCCACGCAATATGTCGCGTTCGCGCGGTGAAAGGCTGGCCATGGCAGGGCCGGCACTGACGGCCGGGGGCTGCGCTGTGCCGATCCCGGGGACTTCTTTACTTGTCCCCCGATAGGCGGCGACCAGCTTGTTCATCATCTCGGGCGCCACCACGCTGTCGCCCTGCATGGCACGCACGATGGCGGCAGTCAGGGCATCGCCTTCGATGGTTTTAAGGAGATACCCGGCGGCGCCGCCGCGCAGGGCCGCCGCCAGGTCGTTTTCATCTTCGCTGACAGTCAGCATCAGGATCACGGTGTTGGGTGCGGCTTCACGCAGGGCGGGCAGGGCGTCCACGCCGTTGACGCCGGGCAAGTGGTTGTCCAGCAGGATCAGGTCTGGTTGCATTTCCTGTGCCTTGCGCAACGCCTGACCGGCATCCGCCGCATCCCCAATGACACATAACTGGGGATCGCGCGCCAGAAGCGCTGTCAGGCCCCGGCGAAACAGGGTGTGATCGTCAACGACCAAAATGCGAATCGGTTGGGGAGAGACTGTTTGCATGAGGTTTCAAGCCTGAATCGAAGCCACTGGTTTGACTTTGGCCATGGGGTGTGCAGGAAGCGGCAATGTCAAAATGACCGAGCTGCCATGCGACGGCGTAGAAATGACATCAAGTTCAGCACCAATGCGCTGCGAGCGCTCCGACATGATACGCAGACCCACATGTGTTTCGTCGAGGGGGTCATCGCCCAGGTCAAAGCCAATGCCGTTGTCACGTACTTCAAAACGCCAGGCGGGGAGTTGCTGCACATCGAGCCAGACTTGTGATGCGTGGGCGTGCTTGCGCACGTTGGAGAGTGCCTCCTGAATGATATGCAGCACCTGTATTTGCAGGTCGGGTAATAGTGGCATGCCTTGCCCCTGCATTGCCAGCGTCGCCTTGATGCCACTCTGGTGCTCAAACTTGCGCAGGGTGGTGGCCAGTGCCGGCTCAATATCCTCGGCATTGGTTCGGGTTCTGAAATGCAGCAGCAACTCACGTACGTCACCATAACTTTCACGCACGCCAATATCAATTTCTTCCAGTACTTTTGCAATTTCTACCGGGTCGCTGGACTTGATGGCATCGCGCATCAGTTGCACCTGGATCTTCAGAAAAGCCAGTGACTGGGCAATCGAGTCATGCAGTTCCCGGGCCAGCAGGTGGCGTTCCTGCGATACAGCCGCTTCCATTTCAAGGGCATTGAGACGCAGGTTTTCCATACCGCTGGCCAGATGGCTGCTCAGTGCTTCCAGCAGGGAACGCTCCGGCAAAGTCGGATTGACGCGTGCGTGGAAGAACAAATCGACCTCTCCCATCAAACGTTCATGCAGTCGCACGGGAAGTGTGACCAAGGTCTCAAAGCCAGCTTTGGCGCAATGTTGCAGCGATGATCCGGCGATATTGCGGATTGGAATCACGTTCAGCCCGGGTTCAGCTTTGGCGGCACCACAATGGCAGTCGCCGGTGTAGATGCATTGCTCGGCATCCACCATGGAGACCGGCAGGCCGTGGGCAGCCAGAATCAGGTGGCGCTGGTTGGCCTGATTTGACCAGCGCAGGGCAACCCCGTCGGCGCGGGCAATCCGTGCCAGAGTTTTGGCAAATCCTTGCGCAAGCGCCTCCAGTGAAGTAGCGTTGCTCACCAGAGCGGTGACTTCATAGAGACTCTCCAGTCGTGCAGTCTTTTCTTGCAACTGGGCGGTCTTTTCAGCGACTTTGCTTTCCAGGTTTTGGTACATGGACTGCAGATGTGCTGCCATGTCATTGAAACCATCGGCCAAGGTGCCAAACTCGTCACTGGTGACGCGCTCAACCCGGGCGTCAAAATTACCTGACTGGATGTTTTCAATCGCCTGTTTGAGTTGGCTCACTGGCTCCAGCACGAAAAGATAACCGGTGTAAAGCAGCACCGCCGCTCCCAAGATCACCAGTGTCAGCATGCTGATCTGCAGCAAATGCAGCATGGCAGTCCATTTGGCAATGTGCGCCTCGATGCTGCTCACGAAGGCATCAATGTGGGAGGCAAAGGTCACGGTCTGCGCCCGCAAGTCAGTCAAGACGCGTGGTTGGCCTGCAATCCAACGGGCTTGATATTGGGACCAGTCTTGCTCGATAACGGCAAACCGCGCTGTCGAGGTGTCGTCCCATGACACAAACAAAGGTCGATCGGGGTCACCATGGCGCAAGGTGGCCAGACTGCGGTCAAATTCTGTAGCTAGCGCGGTCAGCTCTCTGGTTTCGCCGGTGCCAATAGCCAGAGACATGCGGTAAGACTGCATTCGCATGCGGCCGGCTTCATTGACCGCAGCGGCGCCACCATCAAGCTGCCAGGAAACCCACAGCGTTGCCACGGTAGAAATAAAAACCAGCAGCAGAAAGGGCGCCCCCACCAGCATCAACTTGGCGCCCAGACTCCAATGTCTTACGTGTGCCATATGGCGTTGTCTGCTGCGCGTCTATCGGTCAGGAGACGCGCTCGAAAACAGCTGCAATGCCCTGGCCACCACCAATGCACATGGTGACCAGTGCGTAGCGGCCGCCGATGCGCTCCAGTTCGTACAGGGCCTTGACAGTGATCAGGGCACCGGTCGCGCCAATCGGATGGCCCAGCGAAATACCGGAACCATTGGGGTTGACCTTGGCCGGGTCCAGACCCAAATCGCGACTGACGGCGCAGGCCTGCGCAGCAAAAGCCTCATTGGCCTCAATTACGTCCAGATCGTTCACGGTCAAACCCGCCTTTTTCAGGGCCATCTGACTGGCAGGTACCGGGCCGATGCCCATGTATTTGGGGTCCACGCCAGCATGTGCGTAAGCCACCAGTCGGGCCAGTGGTTTCAAGCCACGCGCTTTGGCGGTGGCCGCTTCCATCAGCAACACCGCGGCGGCGGCGTCGTTGATGCCGGAGGCGTTGCCGGCCGTGACAGTGCCGTTCTCTTTGAGGAAGGCGGGCTTGAGTTTGGCCAGGTCGGCCAGCGTGCAGTTGGGGCGATAGTGTTCGTCGGTGTCGAAAACCACGTCGCCCTTTCTGCTTTTGAGCACGACGGGCAGGATTTGGCTCTTGAAGTAGCCGGTTTCAATCGCCCGTTGCGCCCGGTTGTGGCTCTCTACCGCCAATGCGTCCTGATCAGCGCGCGTAATGCCCCATTTGGCCGCAATGTTTTCGGCGGTGACCCCCATGTGGACGGTGTCAAACGGGTCGTTCAGCGCACCGACCACCATGTCAACCATCTTGGTGTCGCCCATACGCGCACCCCAGCGCATATTCAGGCTGGCATAGGGCGCACGGCTCATGCATTCGGCTCCGCCACCAATCGCAATGTCACAGTCACCCAGCAAAATGCTCTGGCTGGCAGAAACGATGGCCTGCAGACCCGAGCCGCACAGGCGGTTGACGTTGAATGCCGGTGTGCCCTGCGCGCAACCGCCGTTGATGGCTGCTACGCGCGAGAGATACATGTCTTTGGGTTCTGTGTTGACGACATGGCCAAAAACCACATGGCCGACATCCTGGCCGTCTGTGTTCGCACGTTTGAGCGCCTCACGTACCACTTGCGCTGCCAGTTCGGTTGGGGCGATGTCTTTCAGGCTGCCGCCATAGGTACCAATAGCGCTGCGCACACCGCTGACGATTACGACTTCACGTGACATGGACGATCTCCGGTAGATAAAACAAAAGAATAAGCATATTGGTATGCCAACTGTCTTATCTTAGCCCTGCCGGTGATCCCGGAGCGGGTCGTCCGGCGCTTCGCATTAAAAGTTGACGTTGTAGGAATTTTCTGACAACGAGGTGGGCTGGCGCCCGATGGTCCTTTTGGGTTGACGCAGGCATAGTCGAATGAATTTTTTTCGACTTCACGGAAGTAACGCTACAGGCCATGCAACAGCTAAAGACTTACATCGTCGAAGACAACCCGGTCATCCGCGAGAGCCTGATCGTCACTCTGGAAGAGCTGGCACCTGTCAAGGTGGTGGGCACTGCCGTCGATGAATTCACGGCGGTGCAGTGGATGTCGCAGCCAGGCAATCAGGCCGACCTGGTGATTGTTGATATTTTTCTGAAGGCCGGTTCCGGCCTGGGTGTGCTCAGGGCAGCGAGTGGGTTAACGCCGCGGCAGAGATTGGTGGTACTGAGCAACTATGCCACGGCGGATATTCGGCGCAAATGCCTTGAACTCGGTGCCGACCGGGTTTTTGACAAGTCCAACGAGATCGATGCGCTTATCGAGTACTGCGCTCAGCTGCCAGTGGATCCAGGTGACGGCAGCAGCCAACCGGGTCCCGGAACGTCGGCCTGACTATGCGGCTATTGGATCAAGCCGCTTTTCAACGCGTAATAGGTCAGGTCGCTGTTTGTTTCGAGTTTCATTTTTTCCATCACCCGGGTTCGGTAGGTGCTGACCGTCTTGACGCTCAGCGACATACTGACCGCCATGTGGCCGATGGCCTCTCCCTTGGCCAGACGCAAAAAAACCTGTAACTCACGCTCCGACAGAT contains these protein-coding regions:
- a CDS encoding DUF3079 domain-containing protein, giving the protein MNKKFPIHPAKPERVCWGCDQYCSIDSMACSNERSPHPVELFGEDWLAWGDNHQHDQKPADPPIKPGNEFQNQANK
- the sufD gene encoding Fe-S cluster assembly protein SufD; amino-acid sequence: MSTGTALVTERGVLDGLLASLTQTAGSLVSTQPKWLTTLRAQALERVGALTLPSTHDEAWRFTPLATFARQSFHPLRTPTALLPGDIKHLHIEEVTTRLVFVDGVHAPQLSSLKPDAGLAVGTLASMLARQASSIEPHLGQHLAFHDALFAALNTAFLQDAAVLVVPRETTLAAPVHVLYISTQPDVASHPRLLLVAGAGSKATLIEDYVALHPGTYFTNAVAEVALGANAQVSHVRIQRESQQAFHMASCAVSLGAASRYHSASITLGGQISRLDLKVLQSADAAECALDGLALIGGQQLADTHTFIDHAKPHGVSRQLHKCIVGGAAHAVFNGQVMVRPGAQKTDSAQSSRNLLLSGKAQVDTQPQLEIFADDVKCTHGATVGQLDSDEVFYLQSRGLSEAVARNLLTYAFGAEVINRIPVASLRRQLEQTVLEQTTGQP
- a CDS encoding cysteine desulfurase, yielding MNNTSAVTMPPAFNVARVRADFPILGLTVAGKPLVYLDNAASSQMPQPVIDRLVRYQSTEHANIHRAVHYLSETATAAYEAARTRLQRFINAREAREVIFTSGTTEGINLVAHGWGRQNIRAGDEIILTVLEHHSNIVPWQMLALEKGAILRVVPINDAGELLVDEYEALFNERTRLVSVGHVSNALGSINPVKQMIAFAHARGVPVLVDGAQAAPHLAVDVQDLDCDFYAFSGHKMCGPTGIGVLYGRAALLEAMQPFKGGGDMIHTVTFEKTTYAPIPNKFEAGTPPIAAAIGLGAAVDYLSSIGMPAIAAHEHELLRYATEHLSALPGVRLMGTAKDKAAVLSFAVQGIHPHDMGTLLNQEGVAVRTGHHCAQPLMVRLGVVATSRASFAFYNTLADVDALVAGIRSVQKVFA
- a CDS encoding NifU family protein; this translates as MPKIAEIEDTPNPNARKFVLREPLTWGIAHSYENAEQAQGDALASALFAIDHVTNVFYIDRWLTVTQDGQANWDALVREIAVPLRAAPAASEQSAAAVFEARAHVADLSAQDRQRLDDIELILDQEIRPYLQSDGGDLHILGLAGNQLIVHYQGACGTCPSAISGTLQGIESRLRTLEPDIEVIAA
- a CDS encoding response regulator is translated as MQTVSPQPIRILVVDDHTLFRRGLTALLARDPQLCVIGDAADAGQALRKAQEMQPDLILLDNHLPGVNGVDALPALREAAPNTVILMLTVSEDENDLAAALRGGAAGYLLKTIEGDALTAAIVRAMQGDSVVAPEMMNKLVAAYRGTSKEVPGIGTAQPPAVSAGPAMASLSPRERDILRGIARGASNKEIGREHGIAETTVKIHVQHILRKLDVSSRVHAAVIATEQGLL
- a CDS encoding RrF2 family transcriptional regulator; the encoded protein is MRLTTMSDYAMRLLMYVGQHPERLCTISEVARAYEISEAHLTKITHQLALAGWLETVRGKGGGMRLAAAPQDIGLGAVVRSMEPDFTIVECLTSDTTCQLTSSCHLTGIINGALQSFMQYLDRYTLADLLAPGTEGNTKVQPLTFHKRPSAAIA
- a CDS encoding response regulator transcription factor; its protein translation is MQQLKTYIVEDNPVIRESLIVTLEELAPVKVVGTAVDEFTAVQWMSQPGNQADLVIVDIFLKAGSGLGVLRAASGLTPRQRLVVLSNYATADIRRKCLELGADRVFDKSNEIDALIEYCAQLPVDPGDGSSQPGPGTSA
- the serA gene encoding phosphoglycerate dehydrogenase codes for the protein MIQKSIDSSAAKSELQAVLFEGIHPSAVEALEQAGYTRIVTHAKSLSGDELLAAIADAHFVGVRSRTQLTAEVLQHARQLVAVGCFCIGTNQVDLKEAMRLGVPVFNAPFSNTRSVAELVLAQIIMLMRGIPEKNAVLHRGGWVKSAADSFEVRGKTLGIIGYGHIGTQIGVLAEQLGMRVIFTDIEAKLPLGNAQPMSSLEALLSAADVVTLHVPETPQTALMIGAAQLAAMKPGSHLINASRGSVVDIEALTVALESRHLHGAAIDVFPIEPQGNDSVFVSPLTRFDNVILTPHIGGSTLEAQINIGTEVAAKLIRYSSNGSTTSAVNFPEVALPAHTGRSRLLHIHHNVPGVMAHVNERLSEAGINIAAQYLSTNEEVGYVVIDVDSAASQVALDELCAVPETIRCRILY
- a CDS encoding type IV pili methyl-accepting chemotaxis transducer N-terminal domain-containing protein — its product is MAHVRHWSLGAKLMLVGAPFLLLVFISTVATLWVSWQLDGGAAAVNEAGRMRMQSYRMSLAIGTGETRELTALATEFDRSLATLRHGDPDRPLFVSWDDTSTARFAVIEQDWSQYQARWIAGQPRVLTDLRAQTVTFASHIDAFVSSIEAHIAKWTAMLHLLQISMLTLVILGAAVLLYTGYLFVLEPVSQLKQAIENIQSGNFDARVERVTSDEFGTLADGFNDMAAHLQSMYQNLESKVAEKTAQLQEKTARLESLYEVTALVSNATSLEALAQGFAKTLARIARADGVALRWSNQANQRHLILAAHGLPVSMVDAEQCIYTGDCHCGAAKAEPGLNVIPIRNIAGSSLQHCAKAGFETLVTLPVRLHERLMGEVDLFFHARVNPTLPERSLLEALSSHLASGMENLRLNALEMEAAVSQERHLLARELHDSIAQSLAFLKIQVQLMRDAIKSSDPVEIAKVLEEIDIGVRESYGDVRELLLHFRTRTNAEDIEPALATTLRKFEHQSGIKATLAMQGQGMPLLPDLQIQVLHIIQEALSNVRKHAHASQVWLDVQQLPAWRFEVRDNGIGFDLGDDPLDETHVGLRIMSERSQRIGAELDVISTPSHGSSVILTLPLPAHPMAKVKPVASIQA
- the bktB gene encoding beta-ketothiolase BktB, which gives rise to MSREVVIVSGVRSAIGTYGGSLKDIAPTELAAQVVREALKRANTDGQDVGHVVFGHVVNTEPKDMYLSRVAAINGGCAQGTPAFNVNRLCGSGLQAIVSASQSILLGDCDIAIGGGAECMSRAPYASLNMRWGARMGDTKMVDMVVGALNDPFDTVHMGVTAENIAAKWGITRADQDALAVESHNRAQRAIETGYFKSQILPVVLKSRKGDVVFDTDEHYRPNCTLADLAKLKPAFLKENGTVTAGNASGINDAAAAVLLMEAATAKARGLKPLARLVAYAHAGVDPKYMGIGPVPASQMALKKAGLTVNDLDVIEANEAFAAQACAVSRDLGLDPAKVNPNGSGISLGHPIGATGALITVKALYELERIGGRYALVTMCIGGGQGIAAVFERVS
- the sufU gene encoding Fe-S cluster assembly sulfur transfer protein SufU — its product is MSADPKALYQEVILDHNRKPRNYGELDHPSHHAEGVNPLCGDHIHVALDLKGDSVERIAFHGESCAICKASASMMTVAVKGKSAIEAKTLIHEFVDMATGRIAAKDSPHIGRLAVFSGISELPMRVKCAILPWHTLQAAFNAEPSASTEAEADPMHTPLGDA